One Gymnogyps californianus isolate 813 chromosome 11, ASM1813914v2, whole genome shotgun sequence genomic window carries:
- the FAM219B gene encoding protein FAM219B: MATSGGGAGAGAGSAPAASRPGGRRGPGLIWAENKRLNKATDAVEKRGPYIVSKPPSIHAKLQRQRELAKAALRRQGLLGGPAPHQPKPAAKRSVKFNKGYTALSQTADENLVSLDSDSDGELGSRCSSGYSSAEQVNQDLSRQLLQDGYHLDEVPDDEDLDLIPPKPIASSSCPCCFGENLSCVIQ, from the exons aTGGCGACGagcggcggcggagccggggctggggctggttcCGCTCCCGCTGCGAGCAGacccggcgggcggcggggaccGGGG cTGATTTGGGCTGAAAACAAGAGGCTGAACAAGGCGACGGATGCAGTGGAGAAAAGGGGACCGTACATCGTGAGCAAGCCTCCCTCCATTCATGCCAAGCTCC AGAGGCAGCGCGAGCTGGCGAAGGCAGCGCTGCGaaggcaggggctgctggggggaCCCGCGCCGCACCAGCCGAAGCCGGCGGCTAAAAG atcGGTGAAGTTTAACAAGGGCTACACGGCGCTCAGCCAGACGGCGGATGAAAACCTGGTCTCCCTCGATTCGGACAG TGACGGGGAGCTGGGATCCCGATGTTCCTCAGGCTACTCCTCCGCCGAG CAGGTGAACCAGGACCTGAGccggcagctgctgcaggatgggTACCACCTCGACGAGGTCCCCGATGACGAAGATCTGGATCTCATCCCCCCGAAACCCATCGCCTCCTCTTCTTGCCCCTGTTGTTTCGGAGAAAATCTCTCCTGCGTGATTCAGTAG